One Kitasatospora sp. MAP12-44 DNA segment encodes these proteins:
- a CDS encoding (2Fe-2S)-binding protein, whose protein sequence is MYVCMCHAVTEEQVKQAIDSGANSPRQIAQGCKAGTDCGSCVRRIQTMLGEHGARPCPTARLAAKLGLADPEVNLPALVQSPVRRVA, encoded by the coding sequence ATGTACGTGTGCATGTGTCATGCGGTCACCGAGGAGCAGGTCAAGCAGGCCATCGACAGCGGTGCCAACTCCCCGCGCCAGATAGCCCAGGGCTGCAAGGCCGGCACGGACTGCGGCTCCTGCGTCCGGCGGATCCAGACGATGCTCGGCGAGCACGGCGCCCGGCCGTGCCCCACCGCCCGGCTGGCCGCCAAGCTCGGCCTGGCCGATCCGGAGGTCAATCTGCCGGCCCTGGTGCAGTCGCCCGTTCGCCGCGTGGCATAG
- a CDS encoding 3-deoxy-7-phosphoheptulonate synthase class II: MTVTNQYTWQSLPAAQQPEWPDPEALRTALADLASYPPLVFAGECDQLRTRLAAVARGEAFLLQGGDCAEAFDGVSAEHIRNKLKTLLQMAAVLTYAASVPVVKIGRIAGQYSKPRSKSTETRDGVTLPVYRGDSVNGFEFTPESRRPDPERLKRMYNASAATLNLVRAFTTGGYADLRQVHAWNQDFVRNSPAGQRYERLAKEIDNALNFMQACGVAPEEFKTVEFFSSHEALVLDYETALTRVDSRTGDLYDVSGHMVWIGERTRQLDGAHIEFASKIRNPIGVKLGPTTTVDEALTLIERLDPEREPGRLTFITRMGAGKVRDNLPTLVEKVTASGAQPVWICDPMHGNTYEAETGHKTRRFDDVLDEVKGFFEVHRALGTHPGGIHVELTGDDVTECVGGGDEVMVDDLHQRYETACDPRLNRSQSLDLAFLVAEMYRGH; encoded by the coding sequence GTGACCGTGACAAATCAGTACACCTGGCAGTCCCTGCCCGCGGCGCAGCAGCCTGAATGGCCGGATCCTGAGGCGCTGCGCACCGCTCTTGCGGACCTCGCTTCGTATCCGCCGCTCGTCTTCGCCGGCGAGTGCGACCAGCTGCGCACCCGGCTCGCCGCCGTGGCGCGCGGTGAGGCCTTCCTGCTCCAGGGCGGCGACTGTGCCGAGGCCTTCGACGGCGTGTCGGCGGAGCACATCCGCAACAAGCTGAAGACCCTGCTGCAGATGGCCGCCGTGCTGACGTACGCGGCCTCCGTCCCGGTCGTCAAGATCGGCCGGATCGCCGGGCAGTACTCCAAGCCGCGTTCCAAGTCGACCGAGACCCGGGACGGCGTCACCCTCCCGGTCTACCGCGGCGACTCGGTGAACGGCTTCGAGTTCACCCCGGAGTCCCGCCGCCCCGACCCCGAGCGCCTCAAGCGGATGTACAACGCCTCCGCCGCGACGCTCAACCTGGTGCGCGCCTTCACCACCGGTGGCTACGCCGACCTGCGCCAGGTGCACGCCTGGAACCAGGACTTCGTGCGCAACTCGCCCGCCGGGCAGCGCTACGAGCGGCTCGCCAAGGAGATCGACAACGCGCTGAACTTCATGCAGGCGTGCGGCGTCGCGCCCGAGGAGTTCAAGACCGTCGAGTTCTTCTCCTCGCACGAGGCGCTGGTGCTCGACTACGAGACCGCCCTCACCCGGGTGGACTCGCGCACCGGTGACCTCTACGACGTCTCGGGCCACATGGTCTGGATCGGCGAGCGCACCCGCCAGCTGGACGGGGCGCACATCGAGTTCGCGTCGAAGATCCGCAACCCGATCGGCGTCAAGCTCGGCCCGACCACCACGGTGGACGAGGCGCTGACCCTGATCGAGCGGCTCGACCCCGAGCGCGAGCCCGGTCGGCTCACCTTCATCACCCGGATGGGCGCGGGCAAGGTCCGCGACAACCTGCCCACCCTGGTGGAGAAGGTCACCGCCTCCGGCGCGCAGCCGGTCTGGATCTGCGACCCGATGCACGGCAACACCTACGAGGCCGAGACCGGCCACAAGACCCGCCGCTTCGACGACGTGCTCGACGAGGTCAAGGGCTTCTTCGAGGTGCACCGCGCCCTGGGCACCCACCCGGGCGGCATCCACGTGGAGCTGACCGGCGACGACGTGACCGAGTGCGTCGGCGGCGGCGACGAGGTGATGGTCGACGACCTGCACCAGCGCTACGAGACGGCCTGCGACCCGCGGCTCAACCGCAGCCAGTCGCTGGACCTGGCGTTCCTGGTCGCCGAGATGTACCGCGGGCACTGA
- a CDS encoding anthranilate synthase family protein, which produces MTSPTAASLLARLTAPGAPAFAVLHRRAPRLAPDTVEILIGEVGSYETLAELPVRFGRPADGMPRHDLLALVPYRQIRERGFEAHDDGTPLQALAVAEQYAFPLAEVLPALPGLPVALTGGGFDIDDAQYAEIVRQVISQEIGNGEGANFVIRRDFSATLADFSPALALTLLRRLLEQERGAYWTFLVHTGDRVLVGASPEVHVRQSGGTVVMNPISGTYRYPATGPAIGSLLDFLHDPKELEELTMVVDEELKMMCTVGDLGGQVLGPRLKEMSHLAHTEYELRGRTSLDVREVLKETMFAATVTGSPVQNATRVIRRYEGSGRGYYSGALALIGRSASGGQQLDSPICIRTADIEARTGRLVVRVGATLVRHSDPYAEVAETHAKAAGVLAALGARPPAERSSGRGEGPRLADDHRVQAALDARRTNLAPFWLRMQQLAPAAQEAGTLVVDGEDTFTSMLAHLLTSLGHRVTVLRYDTPGLRALVAAHTGPLVLGPGPGDPADLGDPKMALLREITADALAAVRSLTRTAPLLAVCLSHQLLCRELGLPLGRKPVPFQGAQESVDLFGERQTVGFYNTFTARCTDAEAERLAALGVEVARDELTGDVHALRGPGFASLQFHPESVLTRDGVGIVAALLPLAPAVPAVPAVPAVRR; this is translated from the coding sequence GTGACCAGCCCCACAGCGGCCAGCCTGCTCGCCCGTCTCACCGCACCCGGCGCGCCCGCCTTCGCCGTCCTGCACCGCCGGGCCCCGCGGCTCGCCCCGGACACCGTCGAGATCCTGATCGGCGAGGTCGGCTCGTACGAGACGCTGGCCGAGCTGCCGGTGCGCTTCGGGCGCCCCGCCGACGGCATGCCGCGGCACGACCTGCTCGCGCTCGTCCCGTACCGGCAGATCCGCGAGCGCGGCTTCGAGGCGCACGACGACGGCACGCCGCTGCAGGCCCTCGCGGTGGCCGAGCAGTACGCGTTCCCGCTGGCCGAGGTGCTGCCGGCGCTGCCCGGGCTGCCGGTCGCGCTGACCGGCGGCGGCTTCGACATCGACGACGCGCAGTACGCCGAGATCGTCCGGCAGGTGATCTCGCAGGAGATCGGCAACGGCGAGGGCGCCAACTTCGTCATCCGGCGCGACTTCTCCGCCACCCTGGCGGACTTCTCCCCCGCGCTGGCGCTGACCCTCTTGCGCCGCCTGCTGGAGCAGGAGCGCGGGGCGTACTGGACCTTCCTGGTACACACGGGGGACCGCGTGCTGGTCGGTGCCTCGCCGGAGGTGCATGTGCGCCAGAGCGGCGGCACGGTGGTGATGAACCCGATCTCCGGCACCTACCGCTATCCGGCCACCGGCCCCGCCATCGGCTCGCTGCTGGACTTCCTGCACGACCCCAAGGAGCTGGAGGAGCTCACCATGGTGGTCGACGAGGAACTCAAGATGATGTGCACGGTGGGCGACCTGGGCGGCCAGGTGCTCGGCCCGCGGCTCAAGGAGATGTCCCACCTCGCGCACACCGAGTACGAGCTGCGCGGCCGCACCTCGCTGGACGTCCGCGAGGTGCTCAAGGAGACCATGTTCGCGGCCACCGTCACCGGCAGCCCGGTGCAGAACGCGACCCGGGTGATCCGCCGCTACGAGGGCAGCGGGCGCGGCTATTACTCGGGCGCGCTGGCGCTGATCGGCCGCTCCGCCAGCGGCGGGCAGCAGCTGGACTCGCCGATCTGCATCCGCACCGCGGACATCGAGGCGCGCACCGGACGGCTGGTGGTCCGGGTGGGCGCCACCCTGGTGCGGCACTCCGACCCGTACGCGGAGGTGGCCGAGACCCACGCCAAGGCCGCCGGGGTGCTGGCCGCGCTCGGCGCCCGCCCGCCGGCCGAGCGGTCCTCGGGGCGCGGCGAGGGTCCGCGACTGGCCGACGACCACCGGGTGCAGGCCGCGCTGGACGCCCGCCGGACCAACCTGGCGCCGTTCTGGCTGCGGATGCAGCAGCTGGCCCCCGCCGCGCAGGAGGCGGGCACCCTGGTCGTGGACGGCGAGGACACCTTCACCTCGATGCTCGCCCACCTGCTGACCTCGCTGGGCCACCGGGTCACCGTGCTGCGCTACGACACCCCCGGGCTGCGTGCCCTGGTGGCCGCGCACACCGGCCCGCTGGTGCTCGGGCCCGGCCCGGGCGATCCGGCCGACCTCGGCGATCCCAAGATGGCGCTGCTGCGGGAGATCACCGCGGACGCGCTGGCGGCCGTCCGCTCGCTGACCCGGACCGCGCCGCTGCTGGCGGTCTGCCTCAGCCACCAGCTGCTCTGCCGCGAGCTGGGCCTGCCGCTGGGCCGCAAGCCGGTGCCGTTCCAGGGTGCGCAGGAGAGCGTCGACCTGTTCGGCGAGCGGCAGACCGTGGGCTTCTACAACACCTTCACCGCGCGCTGCACCGACGCCGAGGCCGAGCGGCTCGCGGCGCTCGGGGTCGAGGTGGCCCGCGACGAGCTCACCGGCGATGTGCACGCGCTGCGCGGACCGGGCTTCGCGAGCCTGCAGTTCCACCCCGAGTCGGTGCTGACCCGGGACGGCGTGGGGATCGTGGCCGCGCTGCTGCCGCTCGCCCCGGCCGTACCTGCGGTACCTGCCGTACCTGCTGTGCGGCGCTGA
- a CDS encoding NAD(P)-binding domain-containing protein, whose protein sequence is MRYGVLGTGTVGQTLASKLVALGHDVTMGSRSKDNPSAAAWAEAAGPQGSAGTFADAAEFGERVLNATSGTVSLLALEAAGADRLGGKLLIDASNPLVFAADGQVSLEPVNTDSVGEQIQRRFPDARVVKALNTVSAPVMVDPRRVPGRHNLFVAGDDQRAKREVTELLGSFGWPAADIIDLGGITAARGMEMLMPFWLGMMRHYGHADFNYSFQAAN, encoded by the coding sequence ATGCGATATGGCGTGCTGGGAACGGGAACCGTCGGGCAGACCCTGGCGAGCAAGCTGGTGGCCCTCGGCCACGACGTGACGATGGGATCGCGGAGCAAGGACAATCCGAGCGCCGCGGCCTGGGCCGAGGCGGCCGGGCCGCAGGGCTCGGCCGGGACGTTCGCCGACGCGGCGGAGTTCGGCGAGCGCGTACTGAACGCCACCTCGGGGACGGTCTCGCTGCTGGCGCTCGAGGCGGCCGGGGCGGACCGGCTGGGCGGCAAACTGCTGATCGACGCCTCCAACCCGCTGGTCTTCGCCGCCGACGGCCAGGTGTCGCTGGAGCCGGTGAACACCGACAGCGTGGGCGAGCAGATCCAGCGCCGCTTCCCGGACGCCCGGGTGGTCAAGGCGCTCAACACGGTCTCCGCGCCGGTGATGGTCGACCCGCGCCGGGTGCCGGGCCGGCACAACCTCTTCGTCGCGGGTGACGACCAGCGCGCCAAGCGCGAGGTCACCGAGCTGCTGGGCAGCTTCGGCTGGCCGGCCGCCGACATCATCGACCTCGGCGGCATCACGGCGGCGCGCGGCATGGAGATGCTGATGCCGTTCTGGCTCGGCATGATGCGCCACTACGGGCACGCCGACTTCAACTACAGCTTCCAGGCCGCCAACTGA
- a CDS encoding lysophospholipid acyltransferase family protein codes for MKMIVAPLLRIFFRPWMEGAENIPDEGAAIIASNHLSFSDSFFLPALMKRRVTFIAKAEYFNTPGIKGKLTAAFFKGVGQLPVDRSGVRGAGEAAIRSAISVIDRGELFGVYPEGTRSPDGKLYRGKVGGLARVALATGAPVIPVAMIDTEKVQPPGQVLPTFGIRPGIRIGRPLDFSRYQGMENDRFILRSVTDEVMYEIMRLSGQEYVDIYATAAKRQIADDKKRADAERRAEQRAAHLEQKAALKAQQEAEKAEADAKAEAEQRKPDES; via the coding sequence ATGAAGATGATCGTCGCACCACTGCTACGGATCTTCTTCCGGCCGTGGATGGAGGGTGCGGAGAACATCCCCGACGAGGGAGCCGCGATCATCGCGAGCAACCACCTCTCCTTTTCGGACTCCTTCTTCCTGCCCGCGCTGATGAAGCGCCGGGTCACCTTCATCGCGAAGGCGGAGTACTTCAATACGCCCGGAATCAAGGGCAAGCTGACCGCCGCCTTCTTCAAGGGCGTCGGCCAGCTGCCGGTGGACCGCTCCGGCGTCCGCGGCGCGGGCGAGGCGGCGATCCGCAGCGCGATCTCGGTGATCGACCGCGGTGAGCTCTTCGGGGTCTACCCCGAGGGCACCCGCTCGCCCGACGGCAAGCTCTACCGCGGCAAGGTCGGCGGTCTGGCGCGGGTCGCGCTGGCGACCGGCGCGCCGGTGATCCCGGTCGCGATGATCGACACCGAGAAGGTGCAGCCGCCCGGCCAGGTGCTGCCCACCTTCGGCATCCGCCCCGGCATCCGGATCGGCCGCCCGCTGGACTTCTCGCGCTACCAGGGGATGGAGAACGACCGCTTCATCCTCCGCTCGGTCACCGACGAGGTGATGTACGAGATCATGCGGCTCTCCGGCCAGGAGTACGTGGACATCTACGCGACCGCCGCCAAGCGGCAGATCGCCGACGACAAGAAGCGGGCCGACGCCGAGCGCCGGGCCGAGCAGCGGGCCGCGCACCTTGAGCAGAAGGCGGCGCTCAAGGCCCAGCAGGAAGCCGAGAAGGCCGAGGCGGACGCCAAGGCCGAGGCGGAGCAGCGGAAGCCCGACGAGTCCTAG
- a CDS encoding alpha/beta fold hydrolase — translation MPLLPGAEPYRHRGGPVGVLLCHGFTGSPQSLRPWAEELAAAGLTVSLPLLPGHGTRWQDLQVTRWEDWYAEVSRELLTLSQECEQVFVMGLSMGGALTLRLAAEHGERVSGVVLVNPSVRADTPAIAMLPVLRHLVPSLPGVAGDIALAGAAEVGYDRMPAHAVWSLSLLWREVQHALPRVTQPVLLLHSPQDHVVSPANSALVLARISSIDVTERLCERSFHVATLDHDAGLIFEESLAFVRRLTTVAKAEDRQG, via the coding sequence ATGCCGCTGCTGCCCGGTGCCGAACCGTACCGCCATCGCGGCGGACCGGTCGGCGTCCTGCTCTGCCACGGCTTCACCGGCTCCCCGCAGTCGCTGCGCCCCTGGGCCGAGGAGCTGGCCGCCGCCGGGCTCACCGTCTCGCTGCCGCTGCTCCCGGGCCACGGCACTCGCTGGCAGGACCTCCAGGTGACCCGTTGGGAGGACTGGTACGCCGAGGTCTCCCGTGAGCTGCTGACCCTCTCGCAGGAGTGCGAGCAGGTCTTTGTGATGGGCCTGTCGATGGGTGGCGCGCTGACCCTGCGGCTGGCGGCCGAGCACGGCGAGCGGGTCAGCGGTGTGGTGCTGGTCAACCCGTCGGTACGCGCCGACACCCCCGCCATCGCGATGCTCCCGGTCCTGCGGCACCTGGTGCCCAGCCTGCCCGGGGTCGCCGGCGACATCGCCCTCGCCGGGGCCGCGGAGGTCGGCTACGACCGGATGCCCGCGCACGCCGTGTGGTCCCTCTCGCTGCTGTGGCGCGAGGTCCAGCACGCCCTGCCCCGGGTGACCCAGCCGGTGCTGCTGCTGCACAGCCCGCAGGACCACGTGGTCTCCCCGGCGAACTCCGCTCTGGTGCTCGCGCGGATATCCTCGATCGATGTGACGGAGCGGCTGTGCGAGCGCAGCTTCCATGTGGCGACGCTGGACCACGACGCCGGACTGATCTTCGAGGAGTCCCTCGCGTTCGTCCGGCGGCTGACCACGGTCGCGAAGGCCGAAGATCGTCAGGGCTGA
- a CDS encoding helix-turn-helix transcriptional regulator, translated as MSFARRRLAQRRKSLGYSQESIAAELQVDRSTIGRWERGEVAPQPHIRPRLSRLLQVTPTELDTLLATPLPVECSPVIGQAPRPMVTVDTVVPGTYLDVGDLDSMNRREFLQLVSITGTLVALSPLDLDHADRPVLAAVSDIDEHEMLNSHLWQVFSLAKSKPSVYPLVRHQLSALAASLAEARGEAAHKRLCALVGDLFQLAGEIFFDSNRYTDAAYCYTLATSASKEADAYDLWACGLTRHAFIGMHERRFAKAIPLLNTASQVAQRGDGELSTRHWVAAYRPRHSRVSAISLPVIALWILPRKSTRSAARCTTVVGCASTAHAWQRSGAPATSSSADRISPNGR; from the coding sequence ATGTCCTTCGCACGGCGGCGCTTGGCGCAGCGTCGAAAGTCGCTGGGCTACAGTCAGGAATCGATCGCAGCTGAACTCCAGGTCGATCGCTCCACCATCGGCCGGTGGGAGCGCGGCGAGGTCGCACCGCAGCCGCACATCCGGCCAAGACTTTCCAGGCTCCTGCAGGTCACCCCGACCGAGCTTGACACGCTCCTGGCGACACCACTGCCAGTCGAGTGCTCTCCGGTGATCGGACAAGCGCCACGGCCCATGGTCACAGTTGACACCGTGGTACCCGGGACTTACTTGGATGTGGGTGACCTTGACTCCATGAACCGTCGTGAATTCCTCCAACTCGTGAGCATAACCGGCACACTTGTCGCACTGTCGCCGCTCGATCTCGACCACGCCGACCGCCCGGTTCTGGCGGCCGTGAGCGACATCGATGAGCACGAAATGCTGAACAGTCATCTGTGGCAGGTCTTTTCGCTGGCCAAGTCGAAGCCATCGGTCTACCCGCTTGTTCGGCATCAGCTCAGTGCACTCGCGGCAAGCCTTGCGGAAGCGCGCGGTGAGGCCGCACACAAGCGACTCTGCGCGCTGGTTGGAGATCTGTTCCAACTTGCAGGCGAGATCTTCTTTGACAGCAACCGCTACACGGATGCCGCCTACTGCTACACGCTCGCGACGAGCGCCAGCAAGGAGGCGGACGCCTATGACCTGTGGGCATGCGGACTGACACGCCATGCCTTCATCGGTATGCATGAGCGCCGATTTGCCAAGGCCATACCGCTGTTGAACACCGCATCCCAGGTCGCACAGCGCGGCGATGGCGAGCTTTCGACGCGGCACTGGGTAGCAGCGTACAGGCCGAGGCATTCGCGGGTATCGGCGATTTCGCTGCCTGTCATCGCGCTCTGGATCTTGCCCAGGAAGTCCACTCGCTCAGCGGCCAGGTGCACAACGGTGGTTGGTTGCGCTTCGACGGCTCACGCCTGGCAGAGGAGCGGGGCACCTGCTACATCGAGCTCGGCCGACCGGATCTCGCCGAACGGGCGCTGA
- a CDS encoding methyltransferase domain-containing protein — translation MTWTELTAALLDSGALPAKWEKTFTTVPRTAFTPDRIHHEGKWIDRRTDSARWMELVCSDLPLVTQLYDDGQTPSSSSSMPTVVATMLRHLEVTEGMRVLEIGTGTGWTAALLARHLGGARVTSVEVDAGLADLARTRLGGAHLGATVVAGDGALGYRDRAPYDRVHATAAVRRVPFAWVEQTRPGGLVLTPFGTAFCNGALLKLTVADDGRSASGPFVADVAFMWVRDQRPQSGPFDIEAVRHRASLIDPAAVEEETAAAFAVGLLVPGLLRQSVWAGYDRLGTGRSEVWDGVSYAHCRLADWNGSHAVAQSGPRNLWTEVEEAYAWWDAAGRPGLERFGLTVTPDGQTPWLDEPAHSLPSFGRPAA, via the coding sequence ATGACCTGGACCGAACTCACCGCGGCACTGCTGGACTCCGGGGCTCTGCCCGCGAAGTGGGAGAAGACGTTCACCACGGTCCCGCGCACCGCGTTCACCCCCGACCGCATTCACCATGAGGGTAAGTGGATCGACCGGCGGACGGACAGCGCGCGGTGGATGGAACTGGTCTGCTCCGACCTGCCGTTGGTTACCCAGCTCTACGACGACGGACAGACTCCCTCCTCGTCCAGCTCGATGCCGACGGTCGTGGCGACGATGCTGCGGCACCTGGAGGTGACCGAGGGCATGCGAGTCCTGGAAATCGGCACCGGGACGGGCTGGACGGCGGCACTCCTCGCCCGGCACTTGGGGGGTGCCCGGGTGACCAGTGTCGAGGTGGATGCGGGTCTGGCGGATCTGGCGCGGACCCGGTTGGGCGGAGCTCACCTGGGCGCGACCGTGGTGGCCGGTGACGGCGCGCTCGGCTACCGCGACAGGGCGCCCTACGATCGCGTCCACGCCACGGCGGCGGTGCGGCGCGTGCCGTTCGCGTGGGTCGAGCAGACCCGACCCGGCGGCCTGGTCCTGACGCCGTTCGGCACGGCGTTCTGCAACGGAGCGCTGCTCAAGCTCACCGTCGCCGACGACGGGCGTTCGGCGTCGGGTCCCTTCGTGGCGGACGTGGCCTTCATGTGGGTCCGCGACCAGCGGCCGCAGTCCGGGCCGTTCGATATCGAGGCGGTGCGCCACCGCGCCTCGCTGATCGACCCGGCGGCGGTGGAAGAGGAAACCGCGGCGGCCTTCGCCGTCGGCCTGCTGGTTCCGGGTCTGCTCCGGCAGAGCGTCTGGGCCGGCTACGACCGGCTCGGTACGGGGCGCTCGGAGGTCTGGGACGGCGTCTCGTACGCCCACTGCCGACTGGCCGACTGGAACGGGTCACACGCGGTCGCGCAGTCCGGCCCCCGGAATCTCTGGACGGAGGTCGAGGAGGCCTACGCCTGGTGGGACGCGGCCGGTCGTCCCGGACTCGAGCGGTTCGGGTTGACGGTCACTCCCGACGGCCAGACACCATGGCTGGACGAGCCCGCCCACAGCCTGCCGAGCTTCGGGAGGCCAGCGGCGTGA
- a CDS encoding endonuclease/exonuclease/phosphatase family protein — protein sequence MTLDLPPSGPEPDGAQRVRVLSYNIRSQRDSRRALVRVIRACEADLICIQESPRYMFPQAQAAWLARETGTVILSGGGRIAAGPLLLGTPDVTVLRRADLLLPKVRGLHARGFATAVIRLGRAAPFALTSCHLSVNPPERLRQFELLPGQLAGAQHAVIGGDFNEHPEDPGWRRLAERYQDGYATAPWGGEYTSRPGDPFQRLDAVFATPAIDVLASGVPSLPMPDLLAATDHLPVLAALRIPAAP from the coding sequence GTGACTCTCGACCTGCCGCCCTCCGGCCCGGAACCCGACGGTGCCCAGCGGGTCCGCGTGCTCAGCTACAACATCCGCTCGCAGCGCGACAGTCGGCGCGCGCTGGTCCGGGTGATCCGCGCCTGCGAGGCCGACCTGATCTGCATCCAGGAGTCTCCCCGGTACATGTTCCCGCAGGCGCAAGCGGCCTGGCTGGCCCGCGAGACCGGCACCGTGATCCTCTCCGGCGGCGGCCGCATCGCCGCCGGCCCGCTGCTGCTCGGCACCCCGGACGTCACGGTGCTTCGCCGCGCCGACCTGCTGCTGCCCAAGGTGCGCGGCCTGCACGCCCGCGGCTTCGCCACCGCCGTCATCCGGCTCGGCCGCGCCGCGCCGTTCGCGCTCACCAGCTGCCACCTCAGCGTCAACCCGCCCGAGCGGCTACGGCAGTTCGAGCTGCTGCCCGGCCAACTCGCGGGCGCGCAGCACGCCGTGATCGGCGGCGACTTCAACGAGCACCCCGAGGACCCGGGTTGGCGCCGACTGGCCGAGCGCTACCAGGACGGCTACGCCACCGCACCCTGGGGCGGCGAGTACACCTCCCGCCCCGGCGACCCGTTCCAGCGCCTGGACGCCGTCTTCGCCACCCCGGCCATCGACGTACTCGCCAGCGGCGTCCCATCCCTCCCGATGCCCGACCTGCTGGCCGCCACCGACCACCTCCCGGTCCTCGCGGCCCTCCGCATCCCAGCAGCGCCCTGA
- a CDS encoding ROK family glucokinase translates to MALTIGVDVGGTKIAAGVVDETGEILARTRVPTPADPQWAVDAIAQAVRELKESYGEVAAVGVGAPGFVDRERSTVIFAPNIAWENEPLRTRIEELTGLDTVVENDANCAAWAEFRFGAAAEYSDMVLITVGTGIGGGLVLDGRLHRGRFGVAGEIGHLNMVPDGLLCGCGGKGCWEQYASGRALRRYGRERSAADPIAGKRMLELNDGVAETIRGIHITEAAEDGDPLALECYAELADWLGRGMADLAALFDPGVFVLGGGVSDSGRLLLDPVAKAYGTYLTGGVHRPRAEVVLASMGSAAGIVGAADLARTR, encoded by the coding sequence ATGGCTCTGACCATCGGCGTCGACGTCGGCGGGACCAAGATCGCGGCTGGCGTGGTCGATGAGACCGGCGAGATCCTGGCCCGGACCCGGGTACCCACCCCGGCCGACCCCCAGTGGGCCGTCGACGCCATCGCCCAGGCGGTGCGCGAGCTCAAGGAGAGCTACGGCGAGGTGGCCGCGGTGGGCGTCGGAGCCCCCGGCTTCGTCGACCGGGAGCGCTCCACGGTGATCTTCGCGCCCAACATCGCCTGGGAGAACGAGCCGCTGCGCACCCGCATCGAGGAGCTCACCGGCCTCGACACCGTGGTGGAGAACGACGCCAACTGCGCCGCCTGGGCCGAGTTCCGCTTCGGCGCCGCCGCCGAGTACAGCGACATGGTGCTGATCACCGTCGGCACCGGCATCGGCGGCGGCCTGGTGCTGGACGGCCGCCTGCACCGCGGCCGGTTCGGCGTGGCCGGCGAGATCGGCCACCTCAACATGGTCCCCGACGGCCTGCTCTGCGGCTGCGGCGGCAAGGGCTGCTGGGAGCAGTACGCCTCCGGCCGGGCGCTGCGCCGCTACGGCCGGGAGCGGTCGGCCGCCGACCCGATCGCCGGCAAGCGGATGCTGGAGCTCAACGACGGCGTCGCCGAGACCATCCGGGGCATCCACATCACCGAGGCGGCCGAGGACGGCGACCCGCTGGCGCTGGAGTGCTACGCGGAGCTGGCCGACTGGCTCGGCCGCGGCATGGCCGACCTGGCCGCGCTCTTCGACCCGGGCGTCTTCGTGCTCGGCGGCGGGGTCTCCGACTCCGGCCGGCTGCTGCTCGACCCGGTTGCCAAGGCCTACGGGACATATCTGACCGGCGGCGTGCACCGGCCGCGGGCCGAGGTGGTGCTGGCGTCGATGGGCTCGGCGGCCGGCATCGTCGGCGCCGCCGACCTGGCCCGTACGCGCTGA
- a CDS encoding DUF5304 family protein: MNSSDPVDNPLGPLVDETRKLAFAVGGKALHAAGRFRDQYPEVYEHLATAGTELMAAYRAAVAGHERRWAAPEPSGSERIDVEE, translated from the coding sequence ATGAACAGTTCAGATCCTGTCGACAACCCGCTCGGCCCGCTGGTCGACGAGACGCGCAAACTGGCCTTCGCGGTGGGCGGGAAGGCCCTGCACGCGGCCGGGCGGTTCCGCGACCAGTACCCCGAGGTCTACGAGCACCTGGCCACCGCCGGAACCGAGCTGATGGCCGCCTATCGGGCCGCAGTGGCCGGTCACGAGCGCCGCTGGGCGGCTCCGGAGCCGAGCGGCAGCGAGCGGATCGACGTGGAGGAGTGA